The nucleotide window GTCCGAGGTATGCGCGCTTTACATCCTCATTGGCAAGAAGCTTGTCGCATGAGTCTGTCAAAACGATCTTTCCGTTTTCCATCACGTAACCTCGGTGGCCGATCTTTAACGCAAGGTTGGCGTTCTGTTCAACCAGAAATATGGTCGTTCCTGACTCTTTGTTAATCTTCTTAATTATTTCAAATATTTGCTTAACAATCAAAGGTGCCAAGCCCATGGATGGCTCGTCGAGCAGGAGCAATCTGGGCCGCGCCATGAGCGCGCGGGCGATGGCGAGCATCTGCTGTTCCCCCCCGGAGAGGTTGCCGCCCTGCTGATTCCGCCGCTCGGCAAGAATGGGGAACAGGTCGTAGCAGTACTCCACGTCACGGGCGATCCCGGCCTTGTCGTTGCGCAGGAAGGCCCCCATGTCGAGGTTTTCCTTGATGGTCAACTCCGGGAAGATCAACCGCCCTTCCGGCACCTGCGAAATGCCCGAGGCCACAATCTTGTTGGTGGCCATGCCCGAGATGGACTCGTTTTCGTAGATCACATCGCCCGAACGGGGTTTGAGCAGTCCGCAGATGGTCATCAGCGTAGTGGACTTCCCCGCACCGTTGGCGCCGATAAGCGTGATGATTTCCGTGTGGTCGATGTGCAGGCTCACGTCGTACAGCGCCTGAATATTACCATAATAGGTATCGACGTTCTTGAGTTCGAGCATTCTAGACATCTTCGCCCTCCCCGAGATACGCCTTGATGACCGCGGGATTCTCGCTCACTTCCTCGGCGTTGCCGCTGGCGATGAGGCGGCCGTAATCCAGAACGAAAATGCTGTCGGAAACACTCATGACCATTTTCATGTCGTGCTCGATGAGCAGAATGGACATGTCGTATTCCTCACGCAGCTTGATGATAAGATCCTGTAGGGCCAGCGTTTCCTGCGGGTTCATGCCCGCCGCGGGCTCGTCGAGCAACAGCAGGAACGGGTCAGTGGCCATGGCGCGGGCGATCTCCAGCCTGCGCTGCTTGCCGTAGGGAAGATTGCAGGCCAGCTCGTTGGCGTACTGCTCCAGCCCCACGAGCTCAAGAAGGTGGTAACTTTTTTCGATGACCTCGTTTTCCTCGCTCCTGCTCTTGCGGTTGCGGGAAATGGCACCCCAAATACCACTCTTGCTGCGGCAATGTGTCCCGATCATGACGTTTTCCAACGTG belongs to Desulfovibrio oxyclinae DSM 11498 and includes:
- a CDS encoding ABC transporter ATP-binding protein encodes the protein MLELKNVDTYYGNIQALYDVSLHIDHTEIITLIGANGAGKSTTLMTICGLLKPRSGDVIYENESISGMATNKIVASGISQVPEGRLIFPELTIKENLDMGAFLRNDKAGIARDVEYCYDLFPILAERRNQQGGNLSGGEQQMLAIARALMARPRLLLLDEPSMGLAPLIVKQIFEIIKKINKESGTTIFLVEQNANLALKIGHRGYVMENGKIVLTDSCDKLLANEDVKRAYLGL
- a CDS encoding ABC transporter ATP-binding protein; the protein is MSETVLNVNEICKDFGGIRALDEVSLTVHNKEIAALIGPNGAGKTTFFNCITGIYTPTSGDVLLKSKEGQDRRVNGMKANHVTELGMARTFQNIRLFPSMTTLENVMIGTHCRSKSGIWGAISRNRKSRSEENEVIEKSYHLLELVGLEQYANELACNLPYGKQRRLEIARAMATDPFLLLLDEPAAGMNPQETLALQDLIIKLREEYDMSILLIEHDMKMVMSVSDSIFVLDYGRLIASGNAEEVSENPAVIKAYLGEGEDV